In the genome of uncultured Celeribacter sp., the window ACGGCATTGTCGGCGCGGCGATTTGCATAGATCAGCCAGAGATTGCGGACGTAGATCACGACGCCAAGGGCTTGGCCCAAAACGAAAACCGGGTCCTTGCGGTAGAGCGCGTAGATCAAAAGCATCACCCCGCCCGCGAGCGAGAAATACCAGAACGCCACCGGCATCACCGAATTCTTGGCACGCTCAGAGGCGATCCATTGCAACAGAAACCGCGCGGTGAACATGAGCTGCGCGGAGAGGCCAAAGAGCACCCACCACAGTTCCGCCACCGTATCGACATGCAGGATCGTCATCAGCCATTGCATCGGCTCAACCCTCCGTGCGGGCCGGATTGGCGGCCTGCGTCACTTCCGTCGGGCGCGATTTCTTGCGACGCCGCAAAAGCCAGGCCACACCGATCAGATCGACAATGCCCACGAGCCCACGTTGCAGGTTCGAGTAATGCGAGCGCCCACCGCCCCGCGCGCGGTGCGAGACATCGACGTGGGCGATCTCCCAGCCATCGCGGGCAAAAAGCGCCGGAAGATAGCGGTGCATGTGATCGAAATAGGGCAGATTCAGGAAGTCGTCGCGGCGAAAGGCCTTGAGCCCACAGCCGGTGTCGCGCGTGCCGTCTTTAAGGATTTTCGCCCGCAGAGCATTTGCGAATTTCGAGGCGTAGCGTTTCGAGAACGTGTCTTGACGGCCGACGCGTTGACCGGCGACGAGGCCGATGTTGGCGGCATTCGGACCGCTGAACGGTGCAATCATATTGGGAACTTCGGTGCCCGGGTTCTGGCCGTCGCCATCGAGCGTACAGCACACTGTGCCGCGTGCCGCACGCACACCCGAATGTACGCCTGCGGATTGGCCGCCGGCGCGATCATGACGGATCACCCGCAGATGCGGCATGATGCTCATCCGGGCGGCCAAAATATCGGCCATACCGTCATCGGAATTGTCGTCGATCACGATGATTTCAAAGAGGCCGATATGAGTACAGGCTTCGGTGATCTCGTCGAGCAAAGCGCCGATGTTTTCCGCCTCATTGCGGCAGGGAATGATGATGGACGTGTCGCACATAAGCCGGTCGTACCCTTTATTTTTCGTTCCCGCGATTACCGGAGCCGCCCCTTGATGTAAAGCAAAACGCCGGGATCTGCACAGGTTTGGGGCAGATGTTACACAAAGAGACGCCCCCGGTCCGCACACCGGGGGCGCCCACCCTCTGGCACGTTCGGAACGAAACACGCCTCAGGATTCGATGTCGGCTTTCGGCGGTTTGACAAGTGCGCCCAGCGTGTAAACGAGGATCGCCATGCCGATCGCGCCCATGACGGCCACGCCCAGGAACACGATCAGATCCACCGCGCCGCCGATGTCGGAAGGTGCGGAGTGCGTCATCGCCATGACGAACCAGACGGCCAAAATGGCGCCGACTGGCATGGAGAGCTGCGCCCAGAGGAATTTGCGCCAGCTGACCGCGCGGTCCCGGATCAGCACGAACAGATAGCCCAGCGTCACCACGGCCGCGATGACAACCATGGCCCAGAACAGACCGCGCCCGAAGATTTCTTCGAAGACGGCGATAAGGGTTTGAAAAGTAAGGTCTTTCATTGTCGTCTCTCCTTATGCCTTGCCACGCAGCATAGCGTTGTAGGTGGCTTTCAGGGCGACCTCTTTCATCAGCCAGGAAATCCACAGCTCTTCGAGCGGCGGGATGATGCCCGGAAACGACGGCAGAAGGTTGTTGTTGTAATCGAACTCCACGAGCATCGCGCGGCCGATCTTGGTGATCATCGGACAGGAGGTGTAGCCGTTGTAGGTCTCAGTGGGTTCGGTGCCTGCGATGGCGGAAATGATCTGATCCTCGACCACGGGCACCTGCCATTTGACGGACGCCGCGGTTTTGCCCTTTGGCACACCGGCGACATCGCCCAAGGCCCAGATCTCCGGGTAACGCAGGTGCTGAAGCGTCGCCATATCGCATTCGACCCAGCCTTGGTCCGTCCATTTGTCCGCCCAGGACAGGCCGGATTGGCGGATCACCTCGGGCGCGCGTTGCGGCGGGATCAGGTGGATGTAATCGTAATCCATCTCCTCGGTGCCCTCGGCGGTGTTGAAGGTCACGCGTTTCGCGCCCGCATCAATGGATTTCACCGTGTGCTGGTAAACCGGCGCGATGTCGCGGTCCAAAAACAGCATGCGGACTTTCTCCGACACGATCGGCACCCCAAAGAGCGCACCGTCATGGGCGCCATAGGTGATCTCCGCCTTGCCGCGATTGCCCGCACGACGCAGACGGTCATCAATCAGAAAGGTATGTTTCAAAGGCGCACCGGCACATTTCATCTCGGTGCCCGGACGGGTGAAGACGCCGTGACCGCCCTCTTCGATGAATTTCGACGCGGCTTTCCAGGTGGCGGCGGCATATTGCGGGCCCGCATAGAGCGCGCCGATGCCGTTTTCTCCAACCATATCAAGGGAAAAGCCCTCGATGGCGTCATGATCGAGGATCAGACCCGGGGCCACGACGAGGAAATCGTAAGAGAGCGTCTGGCCACCCTCGGTCGAAACGGTTTTCGCGACGGGGTCAATGGCGGCGGCTTTTTCCTGAATGAGGGTGATACCTTTGGGCAGCCAGTCGGCGGTCTCGGAGACGACGTAATCCGCAGGTTTGAGACCGGCGGCAACGAGCGTCAGGCCGGGTTGATAAAGGTGCTCTTTGCGCGGATCGATCAGAGTGATCTGAGCCCCATCAAGGCGGTCTACGAGGCGGTTGGCCAGAGCGGTGCCGCCAGCGCCTGCGCCGATGATGACGATCTTGGCGTTGGTCGGAACGCTGGCGGCGCGGACTTCACCGGAGGTGGCGGCCAGCGCCGTGGCCCCGGCGGCGAGCCCCAGGAAACCCCGGCGCCCGATCTGGGGGGAATTCGTGTCGTGCATGTCTCTCTCCATATTTGCGCATGCTATATATCACAGCATGCATATGTATGCATGTTTTTGGTGCGGAAAATTCCGCCCACGATGGCGGGCGGAGCAGTTTGGTGTAAGGCGCTCCGGGGGCGGTGGAACGACACCCCCGGAGCAGGCCACCTGAAGGGACAAAAGACTGTCAGGCAAGATCAGGTCGAATGAGCCTTGCCTGCGTTTTGGTCAGGCGGTGTTTCAGGTCTCGTCGTGCTCGTCGGCCAGACGCGCATCTTCGCGCATCTCGATCCACATCGCATTGAGAACAGCGAACATGGCGGCCAGCGGAAGACCAAGGATCCAGGCAAAATACCACATAATCGGTCCTTTCTCAGTAGCTTTGAGCGTTTTTGTCGAGCTCATCCTCGGTGACCTTGCCCCAGAGCACTTTGTAGACCCAAGAGGTGTAGGCGAGGATGATCGGCATAAAGATGATCGCGCAGACCAGCATCACGAAGAGCGTCAGGTGCGAGCTTGAGCTGTCCCAGACGGTGAGCGAGCTGTCGGGATCGACGGTGGACGGCAAGATGAAGGGGAACATCGTCAGGCCGACCGAGGAGATGATCCCGGTGATGCCGAGTTTCGACCACAGAAGCGTCGAGACCTCTTTGCCCTTGCGCAGCCCCATCACCGCCATGGCGATGCCAAAAAAGCCCATGAGCGGTGCGATCACGATCCACGGACGATCGGAATAGGCCGCCATCCAGGACCCGCCATGGCTCACTTCGGAGTAGAGCGGATTGCTTGGCCCGTCTTTCACGACTTCGCCGACGATCTGGTAGCCATCGATGCCCATGGCCAGCCAAAGCCCGGCCAAGGCGTAGGAGACGGCAGCCACGATACCTGCAACCGTGCCATATGCCTGCGCGCGTTTCTGGATGACGCCTTCGGTTTTGAGGCCCAGCCAAGCCGCGCCATGCATCAGGAGCATAGAGAGCGACACCACACCGGCCAAAAGCGCGAAGGGATTCAACAGGCCCAGAAGCTTCATGATCGCATTGCCATCATAGCGCGGCATCAAGAGATCCGGGGTCAGGTGAAACGGCACGCCCTGCAACACATTGCCCACGGCCACGCCGAAGATCAGCGCCGGAACCGCACCGCCCACGAAAAGCGCCCAGTCCCAGTTCCTCCGCCACCGCGCGCTTTCGCGTTTGGAACGGTATTTGAAGCCCACAGGGCGCAAGATCAGCGCAGCCAGCACGAGGAACATCGCCAGATAGAACCCCGAGAAAGACACCGCGTAGAGCGGCGGCCAGGCGGCGAAAATCGCCCCCCCGCCCAGGATGAACCACACCTGGTTGCCTTCCCAAACCGGGCCGATCGTATTGATCACCACCCGGCGTTCGGTGTCACTCTTGCCGACGAAGGGCAAAAGTGCACCCACGCCCATATCGAACCCGTCCGTCAGCGCGAAGCCGATCAGAAGGACGCCCAGAAGCAACCACCAGATCACGCGGAGGACTTCGAAGGTCATAAATTCATGCAAGATCATGTCAGTTACTCCGCAGGTTCGGCCGCAAAGGGCCCTTGGCCGTCATGGGTGCTCAGACGGTGCGCATGGCGTTCCATCCATTGATCCGTCTCATCGACATCCATGTAAGGGCCTTTCTTGATGTATTTGATCATCAGGCTGATCTCGATGATGAAGAGCACCGTGTAGAAGATCACAAAGCCAGCAAGCGTGATCAGAAGATCGGTGATCGACAGGTGAGAGACCGACAAGGCCGTCGGCAACACGCCGTCCACGGTCCAGGGTTGACGCCCGAACTCGGCGACGAACCAGCCCAGCTCCGCGGCAATCCACGGCGTCGGGATGATCAGCACCGCCGCACGCAGCGCCCAGCGCGGGTATTGCATGCCTTTGAAGGACGTGCGGTAGAAGAAGTAGATCATCACGGCGATGAAGCTAAAGCCCAGCCCCACCATGATACGGAAGGCCCAGAACAGCGGCCCGACGCCCGGAACGGTGTCGTCTGCGGCCATCGAGATCTGTTCGTCCGTGGCCTCACGCGGGTCGTCGACATAGCGTTTCAAGAGCATCGCAAAGCCGAGGTCATCGGAATGCTCTTCAAAGGTGGCCCGCACCTCCGCAGGGGTCGCCTCACGCTGTTCGCGGATCGTCATCAAGGCATCATAGGCCACGATGCCGGAGCGGATTTTCTCATTGGCTTGCGCCACGAGCTGATCCACGCCTTCGATCTCTTGCGTGAGCGAGCGTGTTCCGATCAGACCCATCACATAAGGAATGTGAATGGCGTAATGGGTTTCACGCGCCTCGCGGTCCGGGATACCGACCAAGGTGAAGGAGGCCGGCGCTTCGTGGGTTTCCCACATGCCTTCGATGGCCGCGAGTT includes:
- a CDS encoding DUF5368 domain-containing protein — its product is MKDLTFQTLIAVFEEIFGRGLFWAMVVIAAVVTLGYLFVLIRDRAVSWRKFLWAQLSMPVGAILAVWFVMAMTHSAPSDIGGAVDLIVFLGVAVMGAIGMAILVYTLGALVKPPKADIES
- a CDS encoding FAD/NAD(P)-binding oxidoreductase, translating into MHDTNSPQIGRRGFLGLAAGATALAATSGEVRAASVPTNAKIVIIGAGAGGTALANRLVDRLDGAQITLIDPRKEHLYQPGLTLVAAGLKPADYVVSETADWLPKGITLIQEKAAAIDPVAKTVSTEGGQTLSYDFLVVAPGLILDHDAIEGFSLDMVGENGIGALYAGPQYAAATWKAASKFIEEGGHGVFTRPGTEMKCAGAPLKHTFLIDDRLRRAGNRGKAEITYGAHDGALFGVPIVSEKVRMLFLDRDIAPVYQHTVKSIDAGAKRVTFNTAEGTEEMDYDYIHLIPPQRAPEVIRQSGLSWADKWTDQGWVECDMATLQHLRYPEIWALGDVAGVPKGKTAASVKWQVPVVEDQIISAIAGTEPTETYNGYTSCPMITKIGRAMLVEFDYNNNLLPSFPGIIPPLEELWISWLMKEVALKATYNAMLRGKA
- a CDS encoding glycosyltransferase family 2 protein gives rise to the protein MCDTSIIIPCRNEAENIGALLDEITEACTHIGLFEIIVIDDNSDDGMADILAARMSIMPHLRVIRHDRAGGQSAGVHSGVRAARGTVCCTLDGDGQNPGTEVPNMIAPFSGPNAANIGLVAGQRVGRQDTFSKRYASKFANALRAKILKDGTRDTGCGLKAFRRDDFLNLPYFDHMHRYLPALFARDGWEIAHVDVSHRARGGGRSHYSNLQRGLVGIVDLIGVAWLLRRRKKSRPTEVTQAANPARTEG
- the cydX gene encoding cytochrome bd-I oxidase subunit CydX, which produces MWYFAWILGLPLAAMFAVLNAMWIEMREDARLADEHDET
- a CDS encoding cytochrome ubiquinol oxidase subunit I translates to MEFGLVELSRLQFAMTAMYHFLFVPLTLGLSIIVAIMETVYVMTGRPIWRQMTKFWATLFGINFVLGVATGITMEFQFGMNWSYYSHYVGDIFGAPLAIEGLMAFFMEATFVGLMFFGWDKMSKVAHMIVTWLVAIGSNFSALWILIANGWMQNPVGAEFNPDTMRMEMTNFFEVVFNEVAQAKFVHTVSAGYVTASVFVLGVSAWYLLKGRHTELARRSIAVAAAFGLASALSVVILGDESGYSATHTQKMKLAAIEGMWETHEAPASFTLVGIPDREARETHYAIHIPYVMGLIGTRSLTQEIEGVDQLVAQANEKIRSGIVAYDALMTIREQREATPAEVRATFEEHSDDLGFAMLLKRYVDDPREATDEQISMAADDTVPGVGPLFWAFRIMVGLGFSFIAVMIYFFYRTSFKGMQYPRWALRAAVLIIPTPWIAAELGWFVAEFGRQPWTVDGVLPTALSVSHLSITDLLITLAGFVIFYTVLFIIEISLMIKYIKKGPYMDVDETDQWMERHAHRLSTHDGQGPFAAEPAE
- the cydB gene encoding cytochrome d ubiquinol oxidase subunit II, with the translated sequence MILHEFMTFEVLRVIWWLLLGVLLIGFALTDGFDMGVGALLPFVGKSDTERRVVINTIGPVWEGNQVWFILGGGAIFAAWPPLYAVSFSGFYLAMFLVLAALILRPVGFKYRSKRESARWRRNWDWALFVGGAVPALIFGVAVGNVLQGVPFHLTPDLLMPRYDGNAIMKLLGLLNPFALLAGVVSLSMLLMHGAAWLGLKTEGVIQKRAQAYGTVAGIVAAVSYALAGLWLAMGIDGYQIVGEVVKDGPSNPLYSEVSHGGSWMAAYSDRPWIVIAPLMGFFGIAMAVMGLRKGKEVSTLLWSKLGITGIISSVGLTMFPFILPSTVDPDSSLTVWDSSSSHLTLFVMLVCAIIFMPIILAYTSWVYKVLWGKVTEDELDKNAQSY
- a CDS encoding lipid-A-disaccharide synthase N-terminal domain-containing protein, yielding MQWLMTILHVDTVAELWWVLFGLSAQLMFTARFLLQWIASERAKNSVMPVAFWYFSLAGGVMLLIYALYRKDPVFVLGQALGVVIYVRNLWLIYANRRADNAVSD